Below is a genomic region from Candidatus Obscuribacterales bacterium.
GCAAAAGCCCTAGCTAAGCGTGGGTGGCACGTCGTCATGGCTTGCCGCAACCTGGAAAAAGCGAAGGCGGCAGCGGAAGAGGTTGGGATGTCTGCCGATAGCTACACCCTCATGCATATCGACTTGGGTAGCCTCGACAGCGTGCGCAAGTTTGTGGATGATTTTCGCGCAACCGGCAAGACTCTAGAAGCGCTGGTGTGTAACGCTGCTATCTACATGCCGCTGATCAAAGAACCGCTGCGATCGCCTGAGGGTTATGAGCTGACGATGACCACTAATCATCTAGGGCATTTTCTGCTGTGTAACCTGATGCTGGACGACCTGCAGCGATCGCCCGC
It encodes:
- a CDS encoding protochlorophyllide reductase, with the translated sequence MTSTVIITGASSGVGLYSAKALAKRGWHVVMACRNLEKAKAAAEEVGMSADSYTLMHIDLGSLDSVRKFVDDFRATGKTLEALVCNAAIYMPLIKEPLRSPEGYELTMTTNHLGHFLLCNLMLDDLQRSPAAEKRLVILGTVTHNPDELGGKIPPQPNLGNFEGFEKGFKDPISMADGKAFEPVKAYKDSKVCNVLTMRELHRRFHESTGIVFSSLYPG